In the Solanum pennellii chromosome 5, SPENNV200 genome, one interval contains:
- the LOC107020679 gene encoding elongator complex protein 1 isoform X1, with amino-acid sequence MKNLKILKEQFSKIQLQSEDEVISFAAFDVERNRLFLASSSNFIYTLSLPSSNNAGAWNSISDNLVDLEPGDFITSMDYLMEKEALIIGTSYGLLLLYTADDNTTEIVGRLEGGVKCISPSPDGDLLGVITGFGQILVMTPDWDVLFEMALDDLPEDIDVHEHTYSSNYSSESPISWRGDGKYFATLSRVNNSQTLHKKLKIWERDSGALHSVSESNSFMGSTLDWMPSGAKIAAVYDRKENRKCPSIVFFERNGLERSSFCLNVEIDATVELVKWNCNSDLLAAVVRGEKYDSLKIWFLSNNHWYLKQEIRYMKDDRVRFMWDPIKPLQLVTWTTSGRITGYNFVWNTAVMNNSVALVIDDSKILITPLSLSLIPPPMYLFCLNFPSAIQSMAFCSRSSMNHLAASLSDGRLCVVELPAIDCWEELEGKEFDVEAASFDSGYNSFIHLAWLDSHKLLGVSHYLVSNLAIKESSKDELSMYWLQEIDLMCSEDRLPNSVTCSGWQAIGLNRLSLEGTVIGIAPNQGNGCSAYVQFDGGEVFEYALKLADARGLHQKREDMSFSSSCPWMDLVQIGGCLLQKALLFGLDDSGRLLVGERTLCNNCSSFSFYSNSADHSVTHLILSTKQDLLFIVDISDILKGELEVKYGNFLAVFKHRKGEDERNYIQIWERGARIVGVLHGDESAIILQTVRGNLECVYPRKLVLASIINALIQGRYKDALLMVRRQRIDFNVIIDHCGWQNFVQSAAEFVKQVNNLSYITEFVCSIKNENIMETLYKNYISLPHDIEAKAVDGDLKSSHSNSKIHSVLLAMRKALEEHVTESPARELCILTTLARSDPPALEQALERIKIIRERELSGSDELRRELYPSAEEALKHLLWLSDSEAVFEAALGLYDLNLAAIVALNSQKDPKEFLPYLQELENMPIVLMRYNIDLKLQRFEAALQHIVSAGDAYFDDSMILMKKNPQLFPSGLQLITDSVKRNQVLEAWGDHFSSTKCFEDAAATYLCCSCLDKALKAYRECGNWGGVLTVAGLIKLGKEEVLQLAQELCDELQALGKPGDAAKIALEYCADVNAGINFLVSAREWEEALRAAFLYRRDDLVLEVKTASLECASSLVSEYEEGLEKVGKYLTRYLGVRQRRLLLAAKLQSDERSINELDDDTASETSSNFSGMSAYTLGTRKGSAASINSRASTKARDMRRQRNRGKIRAGSPGEEMGLVEHLKGMSLTSGAKRELKSLLICLVMLQKEDIARKLQHVATNFQLSQMAAVKLADEAISNDIVNEHFYVLDNYIPKIKEDMQHSELFSWQSKVLI; translated from the exons ATGAAGAATCTGAAGATATTGAAGGAGCAATTCTCAAAGATTCAGTTACAGTCCGAAGATGAAGTTATCAGCTTTGCAGCATTTGACGTTGAACGCAATCGTCTCTTCTTAGCTTCATCTTCAAACTTCATATACACTTTATCTCTTCCATCATCTAAT AATGCAGGAGCTTGGAATTCCATATCAGATAACCTTGTTGATTTGGAGCCCGGGGATTTCATTACTTCCATGGATTATTTAATGGAAAAAGAAGCGTTGATTATTGGGACTTCGTATGGTCTTCTATTGCTATACACTGCAGATGATAATACGACAGAAATTGTTGGCCGATTGGAGGGTGGAGTAAAGTGTATCTCACCTAGTCCAGATGGAGATCTTCTTGGTGTAATTACTGGTTTTGGACAGATACTAGTGATGACACCCGACTGGGATGTTTTATTCGAGATGGCTCTTGATGATCTACCTGAAGATATTGACGTAC ATGAACATACATACTCTTCTAATTATTCATCGGAAAGCCCTATTTCATGGCGAGGTGATGGCAAATACTTCGCAACGTTAAGCAGGGTGAATAATTCTCAGACCTTGCATAAAAAGCTAAAAATCTGGGAACGGGACTCAGGGGCACTCCATTCTGTTTCAGAATCAAATTCTTTCATGGGATCAACTTTGGATTGGATGCCCAGTGGAGCCAAAATTGCTGCAGTTTATGATCGGAAGGAAAATAGAAAATGCCCATCTATAGTTTTCTTTGAGAGGAATGGATTAGAAAGAAGCTCATTTTGCCTCAATGTAGAAATTGATGCTACTGTAGAGCTTGTGAAGTGGAATTGTAACTCGGACCTTCTAGCTGCTGTGGTCAGAGGGGAAAAGTATGACTCTCTGAAGATCTGGTTCTTAAGTAACAACCACTGGTACTTAAAACAAGAAATCAGATACATGAAGGATGACAGAGTCAGATTCATGTGGGATCCGATAAAGCCTCTACAGTTGGTTACTTGGACTACAAGTGGGCGTATCACGGGCTATAACTTTGTATGGAATACAGCTGTCATGAATAACTCAGTGGCACTTGTAATTGATGACTCCAAGATACTAATAACCCCTCTTTCTTTATCTCTCATCCCACCACCTATGTACCTCTTTTGTTTGAATTTTCCCTCTGCCATTCAGAGTATGGCATTTTGCTCTAGAAGTTCTATGAATCACCTGGCTGCATCTTTGTCAGATGGCAGATTGTGTGTTGTAGAGCTTCCTGCAATTGATTGTTGGGAGGAGCTAGAAGGTAAAGAGTTTGATGTTGAGGCTGCGTCTTTTGATTCAGGCTATAATTCTTTCATTCACCTTGCATGGTTGGATTCGCACAAGCTTCTTGGTGTTAGCCATTATCTAGTTAGCAACTTAGCAATAAAAGAGTCCTCTAAGGATGAGCTTTCTATGTATTGGCTCCAAGAAATTGATCTTATGTGTTCTGAAGATCGTCTTCCTAATTCAGTGACATGCTCTGGTTGGCAAGCTATAGGTTTGAATAGATTGTCTCTTGAAGGTACCGTAATTGGTATAGCTCCTAACCAGGGAAATGGCTGCTCAGCATATGTTCAGTTTGATGGTGGGGAAGTGTTCGAGTATGCGTTGAAGTTGGCTGATGCCAGAGGGCTTCATCAGAAACGTGAGGATATGAGTTTTTCTTCATCTTGCCCCTGGATGGATCTTGTGCAAATTGGAGGCTGCTTACTTCAAAAGGCTTTGCTTTTTGGTCTTGATGACAGTGGTAGATTGCTTGTTGGTGAAAGGACATTGTGCAACAATTGCAGCAGTTTTTCTTTCTACTCGAATTCTGCTGACCACTCTGTCACCCATTTGATTCTTTCAACTAAGCAGGATTTGCTATTTATTGTCGATATTAGTGATATCCTGAAAGGAGAACTGGAGGTTAAGTATGGGAACTTCCTGGCAGTTTTCAAGCACAGAAAAGGAGAAGATGAGAGAAACTATATTCAAATATGGGAAAGAGGTGCCAGAATTGTAGGTGTTTTGCATGGGGACGAGTCTGCTATCATACTTCAAACAGTTCGAGGGAATCTTGAGTGCGTCTACCCCAGAAAATTGGTTCTAGCTTCAATAATTAATGCTTTGATTCAAGGGCGTTACAAAGATGCATTACTCATGGTAAGAAGGCAAAGAATTGATTTCAATGTTATTATTGACCATTGTGGTTGGCAAAACTTTGTTCAGTCAGCTGCTGAGTTTGTGAAGCAAGTGAacaatttaagttatataaCTGAATTTGTCTGTTCaataaagaatgaaaatatCATGGAGACACTGTACAAAAACTATATATCCCTACCTCATGACATTGAGGCTAAAGCTGTAGATGGAGACCTTAAGAGTTCTCATAGCAATAGCAAGATCCACTCTGTCTTGCTGGCCATGAGGAAGGCTCTTGAGGAGCATGTAACTGAAAGTCCTGCAAGGGAACTTTGCATTCTGACCACTTTAGCTCGAAGTGACCCTCCAGCTCTTGAACAAGCTTTAGAGAGAATAAAAATAATCCGAGAAAGGGAATTATCAGGTTCAGATGAACTGAGAAGGGAACTCTACCCTTCTGCTGAGGAAGCTTTAAAACATCTTTTGTGGTTGTCTGATTCAGAGGCAGTTTTTGAAGCTGCATTAGGTCTTTATGATTTGAACCTTGCAGCTATCGTCGCCTTGAATTCACAAAAGGACCCGAAAGAATTTCTTCCCTATCTGCAAGAACTAGAGAACATGCCAATAGTATTAATGCGATACAATATAGACCTGAAATTGCAGAGGTTTGAGGCTGCGCTTCAGCACATTGTTTCTGCAGGAGATGCTTACTTTGATGATTCTATGATTCTCATGAAGAAAAATCCCCAGCTTTTCCCCTCGGGACTCCAATTGATCACTGACTCTGTCAAGAGAAACCAGGTACTTGAGGCCTGGGGAGATCATTTTAGTTCCACAAAATGCTTTGAGGATGCTGCTGCAACATATTTGTGCTGTTCTTGTTTGGATAAAGCTTTGAAGGCTTATCGTGAGTGTGGTAATTGGGGTGGGGTTCTGACAGTAGCTGGTCTCATTAAACTAGGGAAGGAGGAAGTCTTGCAACTAGCACAGGAGCTTTGTGATGAACTCCAAGCACTTGGTAAACCAGGGGATGCTGCAAAAATAGCTTTGGAGTATTGCGCAGATGTTAACGCTGGTATTAATTTCTTGGTCAGTGCAAGGGAATGGGAAGAAGCTTTGAGAGCTGCATTTCTTTACAGGAGAGACGATCTGGTCCTTGAAGTAAAGACTGCATCACTTGAGTGTGCCAGCTCACTGGTTAGTGAATATGAGGAAGGGCTGGAGAAAGTGGGGAAGTACTTGACTCGATATTTAGGTGTTCGACAACGGAGATTATTACTTGCTGCAAAGCTACAGTCAGATGAGCGATCAATAAATGAACTTGATGATGATACTGCTTCTGAAACTAGTAGCAATTTCAGTGGAATGAGTGCATATACATTGGG GACAAGAAAGGGATCAGCTGCATCAATAAACTCCAGAGCTAGTACAAAAGCAAGAGACATGAGACGTCAACGGAATAGAGGGAAAATACGTGCTGGAAG TCCCGGTGAGGAGATGGGTTTGGTAGAGCATTTAAAGGGGATGTCACTGACTAGTGGAGCTAAACGTGAGCTTAAATCTCTCTTGATATGCCTTGTGATGCTGCAAAAGGAAGATATTGCCAGGAAGTTGCAACATGTTGCTACAAATTTTCAACTGTCCCAAATGGCAGCTGTAAAATTAGCTGATGAGGCCATATCAAATGATATAGTTAATGAGCATTTCTATGTTCTGGATAATTACATTCCCAAAATAAAGGAAGATATGCAGCATTCAGAGCTTTTCTCCTGGCAGTCGAAAGTATTGATTTGA
- the LOC107020679 gene encoding elongator complex protein 1 isoform X2 translates to MGSTLDWMPSGAKIAAVYDRKENRKCPSIVFFERNGLERSSFCLNVEIDATVELVKWNCNSDLLAAVVRGEKYDSLKIWFLSNNHWYLKQEIRYMKDDRVRFMWDPIKPLQLVTWTTSGRITGYNFVWNTAVMNNSVALVIDDSKILITPLSLSLIPPPMYLFCLNFPSAIQSMAFCSRSSMNHLAASLSDGRLCVVELPAIDCWEELEGKEFDVEAASFDSGYNSFIHLAWLDSHKLLGVSHYLVSNLAIKESSKDELSMYWLQEIDLMCSEDRLPNSVTCSGWQAIGLNRLSLEGTVIGIAPNQGNGCSAYVQFDGGEVFEYALKLADARGLHQKREDMSFSSSCPWMDLVQIGGCLLQKALLFGLDDSGRLLVGERTLCNNCSSFSFYSNSADHSVTHLILSTKQDLLFIVDISDILKGELEVKYGNFLAVFKHRKGEDERNYIQIWERGARIVGVLHGDESAIILQTVRGNLECVYPRKLVLASIINALIQGRYKDALLMVRRQRIDFNVIIDHCGWQNFVQSAAEFVKQVNNLSYITEFVCSIKNENIMETLYKNYISLPHDIEAKAVDGDLKSSHSNSKIHSVLLAMRKALEEHVTESPARELCILTTLARSDPPALEQALERIKIIRERELSGSDELRRELYPSAEEALKHLLWLSDSEAVFEAALGLYDLNLAAIVALNSQKDPKEFLPYLQELENMPIVLMRYNIDLKLQRFEAALQHIVSAGDAYFDDSMILMKKNPQLFPSGLQLITDSVKRNQVLEAWGDHFSSTKCFEDAAATYLCCSCLDKALKAYRECGNWGGVLTVAGLIKLGKEEVLQLAQELCDELQALGKPGDAAKIALEYCADVNAGINFLVSAREWEEALRAAFLYRRDDLVLEVKTASLECASSLVSEYEEGLEKVGKYLTRYLGVRQRRLLLAAKLQSDERSINELDDDTASETSSNFSGMSAYTLGTRKGSAASINSRASTKARDMRRQRNRGKIRAGSPGEEMGLVEHLKGMSLTSGAKRELKSLLICLVMLQKEDIARKLQHVATNFQLSQMAAVKLADEAISNDIVNEHFYVLDNYIPKIKEDMQHSELFSWQSKVLI, encoded by the exons ATGGGATCAACTTTGGATTGGATGCCCAGTGGAGCCAAAATTGCTGCAGTTTATGATCGGAAGGAAAATAGAAAATGCCCATCTATAGTTTTCTTTGAGAGGAATGGATTAGAAAGAAGCTCATTTTGCCTCAATGTAGAAATTGATGCTACTGTAGAGCTTGTGAAGTGGAATTGTAACTCGGACCTTCTAGCTGCTGTGGTCAGAGGGGAAAAGTATGACTCTCTGAAGATCTGGTTCTTAAGTAACAACCACTGGTACTTAAAACAAGAAATCAGATACATGAAGGATGACAGAGTCAGATTCATGTGGGATCCGATAAAGCCTCTACAGTTGGTTACTTGGACTACAAGTGGGCGTATCACGGGCTATAACTTTGTATGGAATACAGCTGTCATGAATAACTCAGTGGCACTTGTAATTGATGACTCCAAGATACTAATAACCCCTCTTTCTTTATCTCTCATCCCACCACCTATGTACCTCTTTTGTTTGAATTTTCCCTCTGCCATTCAGAGTATGGCATTTTGCTCTAGAAGTTCTATGAATCACCTGGCTGCATCTTTGTCAGATGGCAGATTGTGTGTTGTAGAGCTTCCTGCAATTGATTGTTGGGAGGAGCTAGAAGGTAAAGAGTTTGATGTTGAGGCTGCGTCTTTTGATTCAGGCTATAATTCTTTCATTCACCTTGCATGGTTGGATTCGCACAAGCTTCTTGGTGTTAGCCATTATCTAGTTAGCAACTTAGCAATAAAAGAGTCCTCTAAGGATGAGCTTTCTATGTATTGGCTCCAAGAAATTGATCTTATGTGTTCTGAAGATCGTCTTCCTAATTCAGTGACATGCTCTGGTTGGCAAGCTATAGGTTTGAATAGATTGTCTCTTGAAGGTACCGTAATTGGTATAGCTCCTAACCAGGGAAATGGCTGCTCAGCATATGTTCAGTTTGATGGTGGGGAAGTGTTCGAGTATGCGTTGAAGTTGGCTGATGCCAGAGGGCTTCATCAGAAACGTGAGGATATGAGTTTTTCTTCATCTTGCCCCTGGATGGATCTTGTGCAAATTGGAGGCTGCTTACTTCAAAAGGCTTTGCTTTTTGGTCTTGATGACAGTGGTAGATTGCTTGTTGGTGAAAGGACATTGTGCAACAATTGCAGCAGTTTTTCTTTCTACTCGAATTCTGCTGACCACTCTGTCACCCATTTGATTCTTTCAACTAAGCAGGATTTGCTATTTATTGTCGATATTAGTGATATCCTGAAAGGAGAACTGGAGGTTAAGTATGGGAACTTCCTGGCAGTTTTCAAGCACAGAAAAGGAGAAGATGAGAGAAACTATATTCAAATATGGGAAAGAGGTGCCAGAATTGTAGGTGTTTTGCATGGGGACGAGTCTGCTATCATACTTCAAACAGTTCGAGGGAATCTTGAGTGCGTCTACCCCAGAAAATTGGTTCTAGCTTCAATAATTAATGCTTTGATTCAAGGGCGTTACAAAGATGCATTACTCATGGTAAGAAGGCAAAGAATTGATTTCAATGTTATTATTGACCATTGTGGTTGGCAAAACTTTGTTCAGTCAGCTGCTGAGTTTGTGAAGCAAGTGAacaatttaagttatataaCTGAATTTGTCTGTTCaataaagaatgaaaatatCATGGAGACACTGTACAAAAACTATATATCCCTACCTCATGACATTGAGGCTAAAGCTGTAGATGGAGACCTTAAGAGTTCTCATAGCAATAGCAAGATCCACTCTGTCTTGCTGGCCATGAGGAAGGCTCTTGAGGAGCATGTAACTGAAAGTCCTGCAAGGGAACTTTGCATTCTGACCACTTTAGCTCGAAGTGACCCTCCAGCTCTTGAACAAGCTTTAGAGAGAATAAAAATAATCCGAGAAAGGGAATTATCAGGTTCAGATGAACTGAGAAGGGAACTCTACCCTTCTGCTGAGGAAGCTTTAAAACATCTTTTGTGGTTGTCTGATTCAGAGGCAGTTTTTGAAGCTGCATTAGGTCTTTATGATTTGAACCTTGCAGCTATCGTCGCCTTGAATTCACAAAAGGACCCGAAAGAATTTCTTCCCTATCTGCAAGAACTAGAGAACATGCCAATAGTATTAATGCGATACAATATAGACCTGAAATTGCAGAGGTTTGAGGCTGCGCTTCAGCACATTGTTTCTGCAGGAGATGCTTACTTTGATGATTCTATGATTCTCATGAAGAAAAATCCCCAGCTTTTCCCCTCGGGACTCCAATTGATCACTGACTCTGTCAAGAGAAACCAGGTACTTGAGGCCTGGGGAGATCATTTTAGTTCCACAAAATGCTTTGAGGATGCTGCTGCAACATATTTGTGCTGTTCTTGTTTGGATAAAGCTTTGAAGGCTTATCGTGAGTGTGGTAATTGGGGTGGGGTTCTGACAGTAGCTGGTCTCATTAAACTAGGGAAGGAGGAAGTCTTGCAACTAGCACAGGAGCTTTGTGATGAACTCCAAGCACTTGGTAAACCAGGGGATGCTGCAAAAATAGCTTTGGAGTATTGCGCAGATGTTAACGCTGGTATTAATTTCTTGGTCAGTGCAAGGGAATGGGAAGAAGCTTTGAGAGCTGCATTTCTTTACAGGAGAGACGATCTGGTCCTTGAAGTAAAGACTGCATCACTTGAGTGTGCCAGCTCACTGGTTAGTGAATATGAGGAAGGGCTGGAGAAAGTGGGGAAGTACTTGACTCGATATTTAGGTGTTCGACAACGGAGATTATTACTTGCTGCAAAGCTACAGTCAGATGAGCGATCAATAAATGAACTTGATGATGATACTGCTTCTGAAACTAGTAGCAATTTCAGTGGAATGAGTGCATATACATTGGG GACAAGAAAGGGATCAGCTGCATCAATAAACTCCAGAGCTAGTACAAAAGCAAGAGACATGAGACGTCAACGGAATAGAGGGAAAATACGTGCTGGAAG TCCCGGTGAGGAGATGGGTTTGGTAGAGCATTTAAAGGGGATGTCACTGACTAGTGGAGCTAAACGTGAGCTTAAATCTCTCTTGATATGCCTTGTGATGCTGCAAAAGGAAGATATTGCCAGGAAGTTGCAACATGTTGCTACAAATTTTCAACTGTCCCAAATGGCAGCTGTAAAATTAGCTGATGAGGCCATATCAAATGATATAGTTAATGAGCATTTCTATGTTCTGGATAATTACATTCCCAAAATAAAGGAAGATATGCAGCATTCAGAGCTTTTCTCCTGGCAGTCGAAAGTATTGATTTGA
- the LOC107020287 gene encoding 2-oxoglutarate dehydrogenase, mitochondrial, translating to MAWFRASSSVAKLAIRRALSQGGSYVPRTRILPSQGRYFHTTVVRPKAQAAPVPRPVPLSKLTDSFLDGTSSVYLEELQRAWEQDPNSVDESWDNFFRNFVGQAATSPGISGQTIQESMRLLLLVRAYQVNGHMKAKLDPLDLEARQIPDDLDPALYGFTEADLDREFFLGVWKMSGFLSENRPVQTLKAILTRLEQAYCGSIGYEYMHISDRDKCNWLRERIETPTSMEYNRERREVILDRLMWSTQFENFLATKWAAAKRFGLEGCETLIPGMKEMFDRAADLGVESIVIGMPHRGRLNVLGNVVRKPLKQIFSEFSGGIKPGDDAGYVGTGDVKYHLGTSYDRPTRGGKRIHLSLVANPSHLEAVNPVVIGKTRAKQYYTNDEDRTKSMGILLHGDGSFAGQGVVYETLHLSALPNYTTGGTIHIVVNNQVAFTTDPTAGRSSQYCTDVAKALDIPIFHVNGDDVEAVAHVCELAAEWRQKFHADVVVDIVCYRRFGHNEIDEPSFTQPKMYKIIRNHPSSLEIYQNKLLNSGQVAKDDVEKIHNKINRILNEEFIASKDYVPQKRDWLSAFWSGFKSPSQLSRVRNTGVKPEILTNVGKAITTFPDGFKPHRALKRVFDDRRKMIETGEGVDWAVGEALAFATLLVEGNHVRLSGQDVERGTFSHRHSVIHDQETGAQYCPLDHVMMNQNEEMFTVSNSSLSEFGVLGFELGYSMENPNSLVIWEAQFGDFANGAQVIFDQFVSSGEAKWLRQTGLVVLLPHGYDGQGPEHSSGRLERFLQMSDDNPFVIPEMEPTLRKQIQECNWQVVNVTTPANYFHVLRRQIHRDFRKPLIVMAPKNLLRHKSCKSNLSEFDDVQGHPGFDKQGTRFKRLIKDQNDHSDLEEGIRRLVLCSGKIYYELDEERAKADGKDIAICRVEQLCPFPYDLIQRELKRYPNAEVVWCQEEPMNMGAFNYIAPRLSTAMKSLGRGNMDDIKYVGRAPSAATATGFFQVHVKEQTELVQKALQQDPINQI from the exons ATGGCGTGGTTTAGAGCTAGCTCAAGTGTGGCAAAGCTTGCTATTAGAAGGGCTCTATCACAGGGTGGTTCTTACGTCCCAAGAACTCGCATACTTCCATCACAAGGTCGATATTTTCATACCACAGTTGTCAGGCCAAAGGCACAAGCTGCTCCTGTCCCAAGACCAGTGCCACTTTCCAAGTTGACCGACAGCTTTTTAGATGGGACGAGCAGTGTCTACCTTGAGGAGCTCCAGCGAGCATGGGAACAAGACCCAAACAGCGTTGATGAGTCGTGGGATAATTTCTTCAGGAATTTTGTTGGACAAGCTGCCACGTCTCCCGGGATTTCAGGCCAGACGATTCAAGAGAGTATGCGTCTTCTGTTGCTCGTGAGAGCTTATCAGGTTAATGGTCATATGAAAGCAAAACTTGATCCATTAGATTTAGAAGCGAGGCAAATACCTGATGATTTGGATCCAGCATTATATGGGTTCACTGAAGCTGATCTTGATAGAGAGTTCTTCCTTGGTGTTTGGAAGATGTCTGGATTCTTGTCTGAGAATCGTCCTGTGCAAACTTTGAAGGCAATATTAACACGTCTTGAGCAGGCTTATTGTGGAAGCATTGGGTATGAGTACATGCATATTTCTGATCGTGATAAATGCAATTGGTTGAGAGAGCGGATTGAAACCCCAACATCTATGGAGTACAATCGTGAGCGACGGGAAGTTATTCTTGACCGACTGATGTGGAGCACTCAGTTTGAGAACTTCTTGGCTACGAAGTGGGCGGCAGCCAAGAGATTTGGCCTTGAAGGTTGTGAGACCTTGATTCCTGGCATGAAGGAAATGTTCGACCGGGCAGCAGATCTTGGAGTTGAGAGCATAGTCATTGGGATGCCACATAGAGGAAGATTAAATGTTTTGGGTAATGTTGTTAGAAAGCCACTAAAGCAGATCTTCAGCGAGTTTAGTGGTGGTATAAAACCTGGGGATGATGCTGGTTATGTTGGAACTGGTGATGTCAAGTATCACTTGGGAACTTCTTATGATCGGCCTACTCGGGGTGGGAAAAGAATTCATCTATCTTTGGTTGCAAATCCAAGTCACTTGGAAGCTGTCAATCCAGTTGTTATTGGAAAAACTAGAGCAAAGCAATATTATACGAATGACGAGGATAGAACAAAGAGCATGGGCATTTTGCTCCATGGTGATGGTAGTTTTGCAGGCCAAGGTGTTGTCTATGAGACATTGCATCTGAGTGCTCTTCCGAATTACACAACCGGAGGGACCATTCACATTGTGGTGAATAATCAAGTGGCGTTCACTACTGATCCAACAGCTGGAAGATCATCTCAGTACTGTACTGACGTTGCAAAGGCTTTGGATATTCCAATTTTCCATGTCAACGGTGATGACGTTGAGGCTGTTGCTCATGTGTGTGAACTTGCTGCAGAATGGCGCCAGAAATTCCATGctgatgttgtggttgatatTGTCTGTTATCGTCGATTTGGACacaatgaaattgatgaacCATCCTTCACCCAGCCTAAAATGTACAAG ATCATCAGAAATCATCCTTCTTCATTGGAGATCTATCAAAACAAACTCCTAAATTCCGGTCAGGTGGCAAAAGATGATGTGGAAAAGATACATAATAAGATCAATAGAATCCTCAATGAAGAGTTCATTGCTAGTAAAGATTATGTGCCTCAAAAAAGAGACTGGCTTTCTGCTTTTTGGTCTGGTTTTAAGTCTCCTTCACAGCTTTCACGTGTTCGAAACACCGG TGTCAAACCTGAGATTTTGACGAATGTCGGGAAAGCAATCACTACGTTTCCAGATGGTTTTAAGCCTCACAGAGCATTAAAAAGGGTTTTTGATGACCGTCGAAAGATGATTGAGACAGGGGAGGGTGTCGACTGGGCTGTTGGAGAAGCACTTGCTTTTGCAACATTGCTTGTGGAAGGTAATCATGTTAGGTTGAGTGGTCAGGATGTTGAGAGAGGTACTTTCAGTCACAGACATTCTGTTATTCATGATCAGGAGACGGGGGCTCAGTACTGTCCTCTTGATCATGTTATGATGAACCAAAATGAAGAGATGTTCACTGTGAGCAACAG CTCCCTTTCAGAGTTTGGTGTTTTGGGATTTGAATTGGGTTATTCAATGGAAAATCCAAATTCGTTGGTAATTTGGGAAGCTCAATTTGGTGATTTTGCTAATGGAGCTCAAGTAATATTTGACCAGTTCGTGAGCAGTGGAGAAGCGAAATGGTTGCGCCAGACTGGATTGGTTGTGCTTTTGCCACATGGTTATGATGGTCAGGGCCCTGAGCATTCTAGTGGACGTTTGGAACGTTTCCTCCAG ATGAGTGATGACAACCCGTTTGTTATCCCGGAGATGGAACCTACGCTAAGGAAGCAGATTCAGGAATGTAATTGGCAGGTGGTGAATGTAACAACTCCAGCAAATTATTTCCATGTTTTGCGGCGTCAA ATTCACAGAGATTTCCGTAAGCCTCTCATTGTGATGGCCCCAAAGAACTTACTTCGTCACAAGAGCTGCAAGTCAAATCTGTCCGAGTTCGACGATGTCCAAGGTCATCCAGGTTTTGACAAACAAGGTACCAGGTTTAAGCGTCTGATTAAAGATCAGAATGATCACTCTGATCTTGAAGAGGGTATCAGACGGCTGGTCCTTTGCTCAGGAAAG ATCTATTATGAGCTTGACGAAGAAAGAGCTAAAGCTGATGGGAAAGACATTGCTATCTGTCGGGTGGAACAGCTTTGTCCTTTCCCTTATGACCTTATCCAGCGTGAATTGAAGCGATATCCAA ATGCAGAGGTAGTTTGGTGCCAAGAAGAGCCAATGAACATGGGTGCATTCAATTACATTGCACCGCGCCTTTCTACTGCCATGAAATCACTAGGCAGAGGTAACATGGATGACATCAAGTATGTTGGTCGTGCTCCTTCTGCTGCCACTGCCACTGGTTTCTTCCAGGTTCACGTCAAAGAACAGACCGAGCTTGTCCAGAAAGCGTTGCAGCAGGATCCTATCAATCAAATCTGA